CGATCAGGGCATCAAAGACATGGCGGCCGCCGGCGTGGTGGCAACCCTTCTGCCGGCCACCGCTTTTAGCCTCAAAGAACCCTATGCCGATGCCCGCAAAATGATCGACGCCAACTGCGCCGTGGCGCTGGCGACCGATTTTAACCCGGGAAGCTGCTTTACCGAATCCATCCCGCTTGTGTTTGCGCTGGCAACGCTTCATATGAACATTGCCACCGAAGAAACAATCAGTGCCCTGACCATCAATGGTGCCGCCGCCCTGGATCGGGCCGATCAAATCGGCAGCATCGATGTCGGCAAAAAGGGGGATGTGGTGGTTTTGGAATTTCCATCTTACACCTACATTCCCTATCACATAGGTGTGAGCACTGTCGAAAAAGTGATCAAGCAGGGCAACCTGGTGTATGACAAAGAAAAAGGAGGCATCATCCATTGCTAAAAGATCTAACCATAACCGAATTTTTAGAACAGACGGCTTCGTCAGAACCCCTGCCCGGCGGCGGATGCACGGCCGCCCTCAACGCCGCCTTGGCAGCCAGCCTCACCGAAATGGTGGCCAATTTAACCATCGGCCGCAAAGAATTTAAAGCGGTTGATGATGAGATGCAACAAATTGCGCAGGCTGCAGCGGATCTGAGGAAAAAACTGCAGAACGATATCGACAACGACGCGCAGGCCTACCAAGAAGTGCTGGCCGCCTTTAAGCTGCCGAAAAACACCGGCGACGAAAAAGCACAGCGCTCCAACGCCATTCAGCAGGCCTTTAAAATCGCGGCAACTGTTCCGTTGGGCGTTGCCCGGGATGCCATAAACCTGATGGATCTGGCTGCCCGGGCCATCAAAGACGGCAATCCAAACGCGGTGACCGACGGCGCCGTAGGCGTTTTAGCGGCACGCACAGCAGCCCTGGCAGCCATTTATAATGTAAAAATAAATTTGAGCGCCATCAAAGATAAGGCATTTGTAGCAGAATTGACGCGGGAAATCGAAGAACTTGAACAGCAGGTGATCGCAAAAGAAAAAGAGATTCTATCACAGGTCAAGATCTAAATGCTATCGATCATCTGTATATAGGCGAACTATATTTTCTTAGCGAATTCTGCAACGTTTGGAAGGTAAAAATGAAAAGCCGATTTCTTTATATCATCTTTGCGATCATGCTGGTATTGCTGGTCAACCCATTTATTCGACCCCTCGGATTAATGGGCCACCTATTTTCTTCCTTATTTTTATCAATGATACCACTGGCAAGTGCCTATGCCCTGACCAAGGACAAGAAAAAAGCAATCATCATACTCATTCTTGCGGCACCTTTTGTGATCCTTGACGGCCTTAACGTATATTTTACAAATCGGCTTTTGATGGTGGTCGCATTTAGCTTTGGTACAACTTTGTATTTTTATATTGTCGTTTTATTGGTGAAAAACCTTCTATCTATCAGAGTCATAACCGCTGACTTGATATGTTGCGCTATTTCCATTTATTTTTTAATTGGCATTATGTGGGCGGGTATCTACAGTGTTTTGGAGGGCATTTCACCAGGTTCTTTTTCAGAAACGACAGATTTGCTTTATTACAGTTTCGTCACCCTTACGACCGTCGGCTACGGTGATGTTGCGCCCTTAACAACATTGAGCAAGAGGCTTGCGGTATTTGAGGCCGCCATGGGCAGTATTTATATGGCGGTTATTATCGCCATGATTGTCGGCAGATATATGTCAATGCAAGTAGAGCAAGATTCTGAAAGTAAAACCAGTTCAAATAAATGAGATGCCGATAATTAATCGGCACTTATGAATCTTTCCAAAAATTAGCTCCCTTTCAGTTCCGTTCGCGGCACCATCCCACCATCAAAATCGACGGAACATCTGACCTTTGGGTGGCATTCGCGGCTATAGATGCTTATCCATTGCACAACATTTAGTTCAGATTTGTACTCAAAATGCAGCAGATATTTGCCCGCCTGAATCCGATCCTTTACTTCCTGAATGCTTTGACCTGCCTGGATTTGACCGCACACCCGATTAATTTACCTTGCCGAAGCAATCCAAAGATAACCCATGTATCCAATCCATAAGAAGAACACCAGACTGATTATTTTAAGGATTTTCATGATAAAACCCTTTTTAGGTGCCACCCGGTTCAGGTGGCTCAGTGCGGCTGTGCTTGCAAATATGATGTGTTAAGGCGATTTGAATGATTGCCACTAAAAGCAAAACAATAGCTGAATAGAACAGCAATTTTACGGAGGACCCTAGTTGAAACCGCCAGCGCTTCTCATCCATTTGCGCCCACTTCAAAAGCTCTTTAAACTTTTCATCAGAGAGCGTCAGCGAAGTACCAGCTTGATTTGACGCATAGATTTGCTTAAGCTCACGATACACATTATAAGATGCCATATGTGAAACAAACTGTGAGTAATAGAACAAAACCAGCGAACACAAAATTAAAATAGCGCCAATAGCGAAAAACCCGGTTCGTTTTTTTATCTTCATGGCATTTCCTAATGATCGATTCGATGAAATGGCCTTGCCATTGTGGTGATTTTGGAAATGCCTGAGCATTTATCACACCGCCTACCCAGGGAATGACCCTGAACTCATCCATCATCTGTAAAAATTGCCGGGTTTGCCTGGCATTCACCGCCGGAATTTCACCCGTATTCCGGCAAGGAC
The nucleotide sequence above comes from Desulfobacterales bacterium. Encoded proteins:
- a CDS encoding potassium channel family protein, whose translation is MKSRFLYIIFAIMLVLLVNPFIRPLGLMGHLFSSLFLSMIPLASAYALTKDKKKAIIILILAAPFVILDGLNVYFTNRLLMVVAFSFGTTLYFYIVVLLVKNLLSIRVITADLICCAISIYFLIGIMWAGIYSVLEGISPGSFSETTDLLYYSFVTLTTVGYGDVAPLTTLSKRLAVFEAAMGSIYMAVIIAMIVGRYMSMQVEQDSESKTSSNK
- a CDS encoding cyclodeaminase/cyclohydrolase family protein; amino-acid sequence: MLKDLTITEFLEQTASSEPLPGGGCTAALNAALAASLTEMVANLTIGRKEFKAVDDEMQQIAQAAADLRKKLQNDIDNDAQAYQEVLAAFKLPKNTGDEKAQRSNAIQQAFKIAATVPLGVARDAINLMDLAARAIKDGNPNAVTDGAVGVLAARTAALAAIYNVKINLSAIKDKAFVAELTREIEELEQQVIAKEKEILSQVKI